The following is a genomic window from Oscarella lobularis chromosome 2, ooOscLobu1.1, whole genome shotgun sequence.
GTTGACTCTTGAGAAAACAATCATTTCTTATCCGGCAATGATTTGTTTGTGTCTACCTGCTGCGCCTATGAATAGCTGCTAGCTTAGAAACGAAGGTTCCAAGTAGGCTTCTTTACTATAAATCAGTATTGTACTTTATCTTAATCCAATCCTATTCTacgtctttcgctttttctttgctgctgctgctgctgctaactttcttttctctctttccctttcctttctctcctcttctaaGTCTTCTAGTCTCGCTAGACGAGCACTAGAGAGGAGGGAGAACTGATCATTGAGTATGTACAAAGAGTAGATGATAGAAGaaccttctcttttcttcctgaACAATTTCTCTGTAGCTTGCCTCCATGTTGTCGGTGCGAGGATCTTCAAAACGATATCTAGAAAGAAGATAATGATGAGatggaggagaaggaggagaaggaggacaTACTTTGATTTGTCATATCCAGAAAGATCTCGGATTATTGACGAATAGTCAAATTCTTCTCCGCCTTTTTCAATAAatccatcgtcgtcgtcatcatcatcatcgtcgtcatcataATAATTGCTCTCTCTTCGACGGGGCACTGTTCGTCTCCAAggcaacgtcgtcattgAAACTCGCTGTCTTCTTTCATTGCCAccggatgatgatgatgatgatgacgtcgcggTTGAAAATCCCTTGTTGAGAGTTTCGCTCACAAGCGTTGCTTTTCGTTTCGGAGCAGATGACGAAAATGTTCTTGGGTCATCCGACTTGCGACGCACTTTTTCCGCatctttcgtcttcgtcgtttcttgcCGCccatttgacgtcatcgccggTTGTTTTGATGCCAATTCCATGAgttgagaaaaattcaaagatTTTCTACTAGgatcattatcatcattaTCAGCATTTG
Proteins encoded in this region:
- the LOC136183817 gene encoding protein SPT2 homolog; translation: MDFASLMKMAAKNETKAKNKLSEQRRQQQERRQKEKNVLPASSFYDSIELKRTSTKRKEAKTQREGNRDVVVSEKKKAVSRIKAVQKKAAVPVAAAATSSIKKGERAAKKTTTNADNDDNDPSRKSLNFSQLMELASKQPAMTSNGRQETTKTKDAEKVRRKSDDPRTFSSSAPKRKATLVSETLNKGFSTATSSSSSSSGGNERRQRVSMTTLPWRRTVPRRRESNYYDDDDDDDDDDDGFIEKGGEEFDYSSIIRDLSGYDKSKYRFEDPRTDNMEASYREIVQEEKRSARLARLEDLEEERKEREREKRKLAAAAAAKKKRKTKEAYLEPSFLS